A region of Panicum virgatum strain AP13 chromosome 8N, P.virgatum_v5, whole genome shotgun sequence DNA encodes the following proteins:
- the LOC120686905 gene encoding uncharacterized protein LOC120686905 — protein MASCSSSPWPPIPPLLLLLFFFFVLLASPSFVLTAPAASSQQPAESGGNATAAWTPRLRKTFLDGGVERWRGRRLVGRFQVCAVCTCCGGAHGMCIPAPCCYAINCNIPNRPFGVCSFTPRTCNCLNCHL, from the exons ATGGCTTCATGTTCCTCATCACCATGGCCACCCATCCCtcccctcctgctcctcctcttcttcttcttcgtcctcCTCGCCTCCCCCTCCTTCGTCCTCACCGCACCAGCGGCCTCCTCCCAACAG CCGGCTGAGAGCGGCGGCAATGCGACTGCGGCGTGGACGCCGCGTCTGCGTAAGACGTTCCtggacggcggcgtggagcgatggcgcgggcggcggctggtggGCCGGTTCCAGGTGTGCGCGGTGTGcacctgctgcggcggcgcccacgGGATGTGCATCCCGGCGCCCTGCTGCTACGCCATCAACTGCAACATCCCCAACCGCCCCTTCGGCGTCTGCTCCTTCACCCCGCGCACCTGCAACTGCCTCAACTGCCACCTCTAG